A stretch of the Clostridium fungisolvens genome encodes the following:
- a CDS encoding DUF1836 domain-containing protein has product MNNVDLELDLNNLKMIFEDLHFNNEIQPEQIPNLDLYMDQVITLFESNLFETKRSVEDKLLTKTMINNYTKDKLLMAAKKKKYTRDHVILMIIIYNLKQSLAINDIKNVLKPIVEKIENNEKVDIDSLYNKYLLIKTNNSEEIKASAEQKLKEVKDEDGDVLLYILSIIDMANGYRKIAEKLIDKFFENTNEK; this is encoded by the coding sequence ATGAATAACGTGGATTTAGAATTAGATTTAAATAACCTTAAAATGATCTTTGAAGATTTACATTTTAACAATGAAATACAACCTGAGCAAATACCTAATCTGGATTTATATATGGACCAAGTAATAACATTATTCGAAAGTAATTTATTTGAAACTAAAAGAAGTGTGGAAGATAAATTACTTACTAAAACTATGATAAATAATTATACTAAAGATAAGCTACTAATGGCAGCAAAGAAAAAAAAGTATACTAGAGATCATGTAATTCTTATGATTATAATCTACAATCTAAAGCAAAGCTTAGCTATTAATGATATTAAGAATGTATTAAAACCTATAGTTGAAAAGATAGAAAATAATGAGAAGGTAGATATAGATTCATTATATAATAAGTACTTGCTAATAAAAACTAATAATTCTGAAGAAATAAAAGCTTCAGCAGAGCAAAAGTTAAAGGAAGTTAAGGACGAAGACGGAGATGTTCTGCTATATATTCTATCCATAATTGACATGGCAAATGGATATAGAAAGATTGCAGAAAAGCTAATTGATAAGTTTTTTGAGAATACGAATGAAAAATAA
- the trhA gene encoding PAQR family membrane homeostasis protein TrhA — translation MIKYIREPVNSLTHFFGAIASFVGLVFMILKVIDVNDSLPSRLTGAIIFGLSLIFLYSASSIYHWSKSSANKLLMLRKFDHAMIFVLIAGTYTPICLGVLDGFLEVFVLSTVWILAIAGIFLKIFWFDCPRWLYTAFYIIMGWLALTFSAPLYRTLLMPGFIWLIIGGVLYTIGGIIYALKSPNISSKFGFHELFHIFVLLGSLSHFYLIYAFIL, via the coding sequence ATGATAAAATATATAAGAGAACCAGTTAATAGTTTAACTCACTTTTTTGGTGCTATAGCATCCTTTGTCGGATTAGTTTTTATGATTTTGAAAGTAATTGATGTAAATGACTCTTTACCTTCAAGACTTACGGGAGCCATTATCTTTGGACTATCTTTAATTTTTCTTTATAGTGCAAGTTCCATATATCACTGGTCAAAATCTTCTGCAAATAAACTGCTTATGTTAAGGAAATTTGATCACGCAATGATTTTTGTTCTCATTGCAGGTACTTATACACCTATATGTTTAGGAGTTCTAGACGGATTTTTAGAAGTATTTGTTTTATCTACTGTATGGATTTTAGCAATCGCAGGAATCTTTCTAAAGATATTTTGGTTCGACTGTCCAAGATGGCTATATACAGCGTTTTACATAATAATGGGTTGGTTAGCCTTAACCTTCAGTGCACCTTTATATAGAACACTGTTAATGCCTGGCTTCATTTGGCTCATAATTGGAGGAGTACTATATACCATTGGAGGAATAATTTACGCATTAAAGTCCCCAAATATATCTTCAAAATTTGGATTCCATGAATTATTTCATATATTCGTCTTACTAGGAAGTTTAAGTCACTTTTATCTAATTTATGCTTTTATTTTATAA
- a CDS encoding DL-endopeptidase inhibitor IseA family protein: MTKKLNLTVALFLIISLSLFGCSKSNDNNKTNKEDILNQLNKVYSEKKYPESVSKYAEFISAGGDVKEFGKLDELMLNFIKEKFAKDKSWTTIGDMNKDGYAFGDLDNDKIPEIYIVPYNSKGEKKSPVKVYEYRKDKYQDLSDSVAPSNTAFPGELVVGKINDGTYGLIDNSAVSKDSNIDVYIMNKGKIERLINSTVNGLKKYAQDIDGDGILEIPQLNDDKKLTWYKFDKDLKPIAVKEEKINTSDNSQVVTKQNTDLKNNTASNDTKKPADNTAIVKSLKDEEILSTLIVGRNFEISKLMGIGDSNQTITIDSLSYAAIKDQNTNVENEIKSFNQYFSKAFVNNHVRNFFKESDGKKYVLYGQGLSNGENFTKVISSDQGSSKINARVEYVDGDVSDVCNVELVYEDNAWKINDGTLLIK; encoded by the coding sequence ATGACTAAGAAATTAAATCTAACAGTAGCTTTATTTCTAATAATTAGTTTGTCATTATTCGGATGTAGTAAGAGTAATGATAACAATAAAACTAATAAAGAGGATATATTAAATCAATTAAATAAGGTTTATTCTGAAAAGAAGTATCCGGAATCAGTATCAAAATATGCTGAATTTATATCTGCCGGAGGAGATGTGAAGGAATTTGGCAAATTAGATGAACTTATGCTGAACTTTATAAAAGAAAAGTTTGCTAAGGATAAATCTTGGACAACCATCGGGGATATGAATAAAGATGGATATGCATTTGGTGATTTGGATAATGATAAGATTCCTGAAATATATATTGTTCCTTATAATAGCAAGGGAGAGAAGAAATCTCCTGTTAAGGTCTATGAATATAGGAAAGATAAATATCAAGACTTAAGTGATAGTGTAGCTCCTTCTAATACTGCATTTCCAGGTGAGTTAGTAGTAGGAAAAATAAATGATGGAACTTACGGATTAATAGATAACTCAGCTGTATCTAAAGATTCAAATATTGATGTCTATATAATGAATAAAGGTAAGATTGAAAGGCTTATAAATAGTACTGTAAATGGCTTGAAAAAATATGCACAGGATATTGATGGAGATGGTATCTTGGAAATACCGCAGCTAAATGATGATAAAAAACTTACTTGGTATAAGTTTGATAAGGATTTAAAGCCGATAGCGGTTAAGGAAGAGAAAATAAATACAAGTGATAATTCGCAAGTTGTAACTAAGCAAAATACGGATTTAAAAAATAATACTGCTTCAAATGACACAAAAAAGCCTGCTGATAATACTGCAATTGTAAAATCTTTAAAAGATGAGGAGATCTTAAGTACTCTAATAGTAGGAAGGAACTTTGAGATTAGCAAACTGATGGGAATAGGAGATAGTAATCAAACCATCACCATAGATAGTCTAAGTTATGCAGCTATCAAAGATCAGAATACGAATGTAGAGAATGAAATTAAATCCTTTAATCAATATTTTTCTAAAGCTTTCGTTAATAATCACGTTAGAAACTTTTTTAAAGAGAGCGATGGGAAGAAGTATGTTCTTTATGGACAAGGATTAAGTAATGGAGAGAATTTCACGAAGGTGATAAGCAGTGATCAGGGATCAAGCAAGATTAATGCTAGAGTGGAGTATGTAGATGGAGATGTTTCGGATGTTTGTAATGTAGAGCTAGTATATGAAGACAATGCTTGGAAGATTAACGACGGAACATTATTGATAAAATAA